One window from the genome of Cyclobacterium amurskyense encodes:
- a CDS encoding site-specific DNA-methyltransferase — MAKQYKGSLTLEWFNKQKAIISLSENDIKSSSDTPSPRINWINKEEALFYDLSSENGVGNTPYWVDRDDIRVKESRPLSFQQAYRSSLVDKAGSIPGTSQVFKVEEITVEEKANDIDNMLIKGDNLLALNSLKKIFSDKADTDKVKCIYIDPPYNTGKAFEHYEDNLEASTWLTMIRDRVSSLRELLRSDGVLFIQLDEKFIFHLKLLLDDVFGKHNFVNFFTIKTSDPSGFKTVNPSPYDGAEYILMYAKSKSEYKYETIHVSSDHDFGYNQYIKNIDSYYTKWEVIGVNQFIAEREGHENTRAAKKALGEVVFNSLVSEFAIKNARSVFQGTAIGNDAGSDIIELRNKSKSKANEFVKLARDNGAIEYAYNGRQVYFYSNKVKNIDGKITPTKQLTNIWLDIPYNGISAEGGVNFSESKKPERLIKRLLQIANVMPGDIVMDSFSGSGTTISVAHKMGAKWIGIEIGDHCDTLIIPRLTAILDGSDQSGISQESEWKGGGSFKYYHLGQSIISVDSETGKGEFNWLLGKKFIQESLLLSYDFIIQDDINLFPSQLFQDEKDKPTLGKISNNNKSIYGVAFLADPKDSNLTINNEEVKTIYSTLRKQDDFKALVIYTNKGIDIAQDTIPEDLDIIKVPHAVFAELER; from the coding sequence ATGGCAAAGCAATACAAAGGATCATTAACCCTTGAGTGGTTTAACAAACAAAAGGCTATCATTAGCCTTAGTGAAAATGACATTAAATCTTCCTCAGACACACCTTCTCCTCGTATAAACTGGATTAACAAGGAAGAAGCACTTTTCTATGATCTGTCCTCAGAAAATGGTGTTGGTAATACGCCTTATTGGGTAGATCGTGACGACATCAGAGTCAAAGAGTCCAGACCTCTTTCATTTCAACAAGCGTATCGTTCCTCTTTAGTAGATAAAGCCGGATCTATTCCTGGAACCAGTCAAGTATTTAAAGTAGAAGAAATTACTGTTGAAGAAAAAGCAAACGATATAGACAACATGCTTATCAAAGGGGATAATCTCTTAGCCCTAAACAGTTTGAAGAAGATATTTAGTGACAAAGCTGATACGGATAAAGTCAAATGCATCTACATTGACCCTCCCTATAATACCGGTAAAGCGTTTGAACACTATGAAGATAATCTCGAAGCGTCAACTTGGTTGACAATGATACGTGATCGAGTTTCATCACTTCGGGAACTCCTTAGATCTGATGGTGTATTATTTATTCAACTAGACGAGAAATTTATTTTCCATCTAAAACTCCTCCTCGATGACGTTTTTGGTAAACACAATTTTGTGAATTTTTTCACTATAAAGACCTCTGACCCATCGGGTTTCAAAACGGTTAATCCTTCACCGTACGATGGTGCTGAGTATATTCTAATGTATGCAAAATCCAAATCAGAATATAAATACGAAACAATTCATGTCTCCTCGGATCATGATTTTGGTTACAATCAGTATATAAAAAACATTGATTCCTATTACACCAAATGGGAAGTAATTGGAGTTAACCAATTCATTGCAGAACGTGAGGGGCATGAAAACACTCGTGCCGCTAAAAAGGCACTCGGTGAAGTGGTATTTAATTCTCTTGTTTCAGAGTTTGCTATTAAAAACGCCAGGTCAGTATTTCAAGGTACCGCAATAGGAAATGATGCTGGTTCTGATATAATAGAGTTGAGGAACAAATCAAAGAGTAAAGCCAATGAGTTTGTGAAGCTAGCCCGTGATAACGGAGCAATCGAATATGCTTACAATGGGCGCCAAGTTTATTTCTATTCTAATAAGGTTAAAAATATTGATGGAAAAATAACTCCTACTAAACAGTTGACTAATATTTGGTTGGACATCCCTTATAATGGAATTTCTGCAGAAGGCGGTGTTAATTTTAGTGAGAGCAAAAAACCAGAAAGGTTAATTAAACGACTGCTTCAAATTGCAAACGTTATGCCTGGTGATATTGTAATGGATAGTTTCAGTGGGTCAGGAACTACTATTTCAGTTGCACATAAAATGGGAGCTAAATGGATTGGAATAGAAATTGGTGACCATTGTGATACACTCATAATCCCAAGACTAACAGCAATATTGGATGGTTCAGATCAAAGTGGAATTTCTCAAGAATCTGAATGGAAAGGTGGTGGTTCTTTCAAGTACTATCATCTAGGTCAGTCGATTATCAGCGTTGATTCCGAAACTGGAAAGGGTGAGTTTAATTGGTTATTAGGTAAGAAGTTTATACAGGAATCCCTCCTTCTTTCCTATGACTTCATTATACAAGATGATATTAACCTGTTCCCATCGCAATTATTTCAGGATGAAAAGGATAAACCAACACTAGGCAAGATTTCTAATAACAATAAATCAATATATGGAGTGGCATTTCTTGCTGACCCAAAAGACTCTAATCTGACTATCAACAATGAAGAGGTAAAAACAATCTATTCTACACTGAGAAAGCAAGATGACTTCAAAGCACTTGTCATTTACACCAATAAAGGAATTGACATTGCACAAGACACTATTCCCGAAGATTTAGATATAATCAAAGTTCCACATGCAGTATTTGCTGAATTAGAAAGGTAG
- a CDS encoding alpha/beta hydrolase-fold protein has product MPFNQPLCHLLSCKGLTILLALLSLLACETPKTEPYQDVSFYSDAFATERNYRIYLPGDYAEQPDKQYPVVYYFHGYGGRYKWDAYDLEDDVHYPENGRLEPPFVMEWKKYAQENNLIIVTWDGYEPNLSPGKKEREGIPYGNALPYDYVRAHETEREHWGWDFSAHFRELVKHVDQNFRSIPDRSKRAITGLSMGGLTSYYVAGQNKDLVASVSAFDPAANLPYYGPKGRQVVFPVLEMHRSLKGLAVRLTKTDGDWLKYNNWHMTQLFGSADLSHFETHTADYPNHWTADTEQQLDFHRNEFAKTPALPAKWNHVNPGFDNFEVFGNTFKIKREIPALTLIENASANKLKILSRTFIPDGPIVLEETIAGSTAGSYAPEETYLLRSFNLSTHAFEADNLVSADKEGKLDFALSGGGHWLGINREAEPKAQLGMVFPNNQEHFYFEEGKTESLSFSLVNIGNAPAQEIEIIPVTQHPHLKISPEKITISALEAKAAIDSEQAFQFTFGRYSDSSFVAGVDFVIRADRQVADTLRIMAFAAPKAVYSPRGDLILLDGRTVPEVPIYQQGMDSIVFETLSGGEGNGNGIWEVGEEVLFYLRLPQGLAPKDTNTFHHTYLLNHPAQPYTSVNSMHYLERLNQASCTSETTPITLSPDSPKNQELDLCLRAESLYNDKNDSTSNATIYANQFHFRRVKVGSFKFWI; this is encoded by the coding sequence ATGCCCTTCAACCAACCACTCTGCCATTTACTGTCCTGCAAAGGATTAACAATACTCCTCGCCCTGCTAAGCCTCCTGGCCTGCGAAACCCCAAAAACCGAACCCTATCAGGACGTTTCCTTCTACAGTGATGCTTTCGCTACCGAGCGAAATTACAGGATCTATCTGCCGGGAGATTATGCTGAGCAACCGGACAAGCAATACCCGGTGGTGTATTATTTTCATGGCTATGGGGGCAGGTACAAATGGGATGCTTACGACCTGGAAGACGATGTACACTATCCGGAAAACGGCCGATTGGAACCTCCCTTTGTGATGGAATGGAAAAAATATGCCCAGGAAAATAACCTGATCATCGTCACCTGGGATGGCTATGAACCCAATCTATCCCCTGGTAAAAAGGAGCGGGAAGGCATACCCTATGGAAACGCCCTTCCTTATGATTATGTACGTGCCCATGAAACCGAGCGGGAACATTGGGGCTGGGATTTTAGCGCCCATTTCAGGGAACTGGTAAAGCATGTAGACCAAAATTTCCGAAGCATTCCTGACCGCAGCAAAAGAGCCATCACAGGCCTGAGCATGGGCGGCTTGACCTCCTATTATGTAGCCGGACAAAACAAAGACCTGGTGGCCTCCGTCAGTGCTTTCGATCCTGCCGCTAACCTCCCTTACTACGGCCCTAAAGGCCGACAGGTGGTTTTCCCCGTCCTTGAAATGCACCGCTCCCTAAAGGGTTTGGCCGTGCGATTGACCAAGACCGATGGGGACTGGCTTAAGTACAACAACTGGCACATGACCCAGCTTTTTGGAAGTGCGGACCTTAGCCATTTTGAAACCCATACCGCAGACTACCCCAATCACTGGACAGCAGATACCGAACAGCAACTTGATTTTCACCGCAATGAATTTGCCAAGACACCCGCGCTGCCTGCAAAATGGAACCATGTCAATCCGGGTTTTGACAATTTCGAAGTGTTCGGAAATACTTTTAAGATCAAGCGAGAAATTCCGGCCCTAACCTTGATAGAAAATGCGTCTGCAAACAAATTAAAGATTTTGTCCCGAACTTTTATTCCTGATGGACCCATCGTCCTGGAAGAAACCATTGCTGGCAGTACGGCAGGAAGCTATGCGCCCGAGGAAACCTACCTTCTGCGATCGTTCAATCTTTCTACGCATGCTTTTGAAGCAGACAACCTTGTATCCGCAGACAAAGAAGGAAAGCTGGACTTTGCATTGTCCGGTGGAGGCCATTGGCTGGGAATCAACAGGGAAGCTGAGCCAAAAGCCCAACTAGGCATGGTATTTCCCAACAACCAGGAGCATTTTTATTTTGAGGAGGGAAAAACAGAAAGCTTGAGTTTCTCCCTGGTTAATATAGGCAATGCCCCCGCACAAGAAATCGAGATCATCCCGGTTACCCAGCATCCCCATTTAAAAATAAGCCCCGAAAAAATCACCATCTCAGCCCTGGAAGCCAAAGCAGCGATCGATAGCGAGCAGGCCTTTCAATTTACCTTTGGGCGCTATTCCGATTCCAGCTTTGTGGCCGGAGTAGACTTTGTGATCAGGGCAGACCGTCAAGTGGCCGATACCCTTAGGATAATGGCTTTTGCCGCCCCCAAAGCCGTGTACAGCCCTAGGGGAGACCTGATCCTTCTGGATGGTAGAACCGTGCCCGAAGTACCGATCTACCAGCAGGGGATGGATAGCATTGTTTTTGAGACTTTGTCAGGGGGAGAAGGCAATGGCAATGGCATCTGGGAAGTGGGAGAAGAAGTACTCTTCTACCTGCGCCTGCCACAGGGCCTGGCCCCCAAAGACACCAATACCTTTCACCACACTTACCTGCTCAACCATCCGGCACAGCCTTATACAAGTGTAAACAGCATGCACTACCTGGAGCGACTCAATCAGGCCAGCTGCACAAGTGAAACCACCCCCATTACCCTTTCCCCGGACAGCCCCAAAAACCAGGAACTGGACCTCTGTCTAAGGGCAGAAAGCCTCTACAATGATAAAAATGACAGTACCTCCAATGCCACCATCTATGCCAATCAATTTCATTTTAGAAGGGTGAAGGTGGGGAGTTTTAAATTTTGGATTTGA
- a CDS encoding sulfatase, giving the protein MNNLLKPVLFLCLLIFSFSLSAQDRPNIVLIMADDLGGRDLPAYGNQFNETPNIDKLASQGMLFYNAYAAPVCSPTRASIQAGQYPARVGIFDFIPGHWRPNEEVTVPHHQVQHLPNKIATIGNAMQTAGYKTGYFGKWHLGNNPEHLPNNRGYDEAYMYAGGGFYHPKFVPEYQPRENERLSQTLTRMGVDFIEENKAEPFFLFVSHYDVHVQLDADRDLINKYLNKPKDPDYPSNAVYAAMISHIDESVGDIMAAIEERGLAENTVFIFYSDNGGVDNRYDNIPLLGGDSKDVYPEGHPLRYIATSNTPFRAGKGTLYEGGIRVPLIVRWPEKVKAATTTEAIVSSVDFYPTFLDLGKGKRPQNQVLDGVSLVSSLTENSFDPEREVFTHYPVYHHEVPMSALRKGDWKIIENLVTGEFDLYNLKYDTNEMTDLKFSYPDKLAEMKQALKKWQVATNAQNPVPNPDFDPEKRYEWGTNPFR; this is encoded by the coding sequence ATGAATAATCTTTTAAAACCCGTTCTGTTCCTGTGCCTACTGATTTTTTCCTTTTCTCTTTCGGCCCAGGACCGACCCAATATTGTATTGATTATGGCGGATGATCTTGGGGGAAGGGACTTGCCTGCATATGGTAACCAATTCAATGAAACGCCCAATATAGACAAATTGGCCAGCCAGGGAATGTTGTTTTATAATGCCTATGCAGCTCCCGTTTGTTCGCCTACCCGAGCCAGCATACAAGCAGGTCAGTACCCGGCTAGAGTAGGCATTTTCGACTTTATCCCCGGCCATTGGCGCCCCAATGAAGAAGTAACAGTTCCCCACCATCAGGTGCAACACCTACCCAATAAGATAGCAACCATCGGAAACGCCATGCAGACTGCAGGATACAAAACCGGTTATTTTGGGAAATGGCACCTGGGAAACAACCCCGAGCACCTGCCCAATAACAGGGGTTATGATGAGGCGTATATGTATGCGGGTGGGGGTTTTTACCACCCAAAGTTTGTTCCCGAATACCAACCCAGAGAAAATGAACGACTGAGCCAAACCCTTACCCGTATGGGAGTTGACTTTATTGAGGAAAACAAAGCCGAGCCATTTTTCCTGTTTGTCTCTCATTACGATGTGCATGTACAATTGGATGCAGACAGAGACCTTATCAATAAATACCTTAACAAACCCAAAGATCCCGACTATCCCAGCAATGCGGTGTATGCCGCTATGATTTCCCATATAGATGAAAGTGTTGGGGATATCATGGCCGCCATTGAGGAAAGGGGCTTGGCGGAGAATACAGTATTTATCTTCTATTCAGACAATGGGGGAGTGGACAACCGGTATGACAACATCCCTTTATTGGGGGGAGATAGCAAGGATGTCTACCCAGAAGGTCATCCCCTGCGTTATATCGCCACCTCCAACACCCCCTTTCGGGCAGGAAAAGGAACGCTATATGAAGGAGGGATTCGGGTGCCTTTGATTGTTCGCTGGCCTGAGAAGGTGAAAGCAGCCACTACTACTGAGGCCATTGTTTCCAGTGTTGACTTTTACCCTACCTTTTTAGATTTGGGTAAAGGAAAACGCCCACAAAACCAGGTTTTGGATGGGGTCTCATTGGTTTCGTCTTTAACAGAAAACTCCTTTGACCCGGAAAGGGAAGTGTTCACCCATTACCCGGTTTACCACCATGAGGTGCCCATGTCGGCATTGAGAAAAGGAGATTGGAAAATAATTGAAAACCTGGTCACCGGGGAATTTGACCTGTACAACCTGAAGTATGATACCAATGAAATGACAGACCTGAAATTCAGTTACCCTGATAAGTTGGCCGAAATGAAGCAAGCCTTAAAGAAATGGCAAGTAGCGACCAATGCCCAAAACCCAGTTCCCAATCCTGATTTTGATCCAGAGAAAAGATACGAATGGGGCACCAATCCTTTCAGGTAA
- a CDS encoding DEAD/DEAH box helicase family protein, protein MAKKVEKPYYQQFQRVLNSKLEDVKSQIEPSDTVLFDSLSPDASFLKSLESGVTKFPLRYYQKEAIYTLHHIYKQSIDVCRSPEDVQKNLLRQKNYDHIKPLLEKVNSETGRKAPFIGFEMATGSGKTMLMGASVYYLFKMHNIKNFLIVTPSSTEIYKKTIRNFTKGSKDTVWNDDIPFKFNLINGDNFKDTKDLYHSDTDANIFIFNIDKFGTNATQTKKNWEGSIWKDKEGNTISLLDFLANEDLIIITDEAHHAQSRKAKSVINEFQPLAVVEFTATAVETETNKNKKNQTIVYKYDIKRFLEDKYGKRVKVLALPGEESKPKGRANELSDIEKYKLQTFFLVHLLKKKAITQDIKCRDLKCIGFVKVKNEITFAEKVEKYIKEELSNDTGSLEVIIEKAKKEDTETTNLILEMYESDFGSDLSKLQEAISECASNSILLHSQSDKLVKKSFDDIQKNKVEIVIFIDMLNEGIDMPNIYSMVVINDKATDFKTSVKQIVGRGVRLNKEQREHDEVDDNDLLTHSEKLHIICDKGASFEEVVLQIQHEFGLNDKTFSMERGEEHTIDNPVKKERLKGIQIPRIKIDFKRKQGVSIKDVIENYDKIIEDYTTANCFNRSIAEEPASFIKYTPESFFTEVDLFTDEKTFHKMGEEQNWNYDELEITDKDIKEIYGRVLSKLKPIPDVPKTYKIFQEYGKLLNESGLHFYNLDDIDYKLAVQRFKDSFVYFYIHYVENEYFELDLDTLDSESNSWLLQNEFKSTKIKVRKKDIENTLRSSTDEKELIARIKDGYYFYGYENSAYDYDKFDSLPEKQLADYINHLIEINPKGEPFWVRNERNIFFEYGTHKYYPDFIFFYNKIIYVIEIKGEAFSNVKKNRLLLELNNVPGMGKVENYKGVVVFQVQMSKLKDLTKSFDDFVHEAEAYFEQVQSKSSLIPDSEVDETLKFKTFIPAYDASRAYKKFIQKKDSNPNGWIEVKKKDYPETVFATMIKDEDLGAELKNKWILFNADTSNSIENFIAKEILCYHPLIKDEFYSKKTTIKVLDLQKIKLKVGLFDQTINTIHLLDVHGNIKIEISNDLKKLEVIGIKYL, encoded by the coding sequence ATGGCTAAGAAAGTAGAAAAACCTTATTATCAGCAGTTTCAACGTGTTCTGAATTCCAAGTTAGAAGATGTTAAGTCTCAAATTGAGCCTTCAGATACGGTATTATTTGATTCGTTATCTCCTGACGCCTCCTTTTTAAAATCGCTGGAATCGGGAGTTACTAAGTTTCCACTTCGCTACTACCAAAAGGAAGCTATTTATACACTTCATCATATCTATAAGCAATCAATTGATGTTTGCAGATCACCAGAGGATGTTCAGAAAAACCTATTACGTCAGAAAAATTATGACCACATTAAACCTCTTTTAGAGAAGGTAAATAGTGAAACAGGTCGCAAAGCCCCCTTTATAGGCTTTGAGATGGCTACTGGCTCAGGAAAGACCATGCTCATGGGTGCATCGGTCTACTACCTTTTTAAGATGCATAATATCAAGAACTTCTTGATAGTGACCCCATCTTCTACGGAGATATATAAAAAGACAATTCGAAATTTTACCAAAGGCAGCAAAGACACGGTTTGGAATGATGACATCCCTTTCAAATTCAACTTGATTAACGGTGATAACTTCAAAGACACAAAAGACCTTTATCACTCAGATACGGACGCCAATATCTTCATTTTCAATATTGACAAGTTTGGAACCAATGCAACTCAAACTAAGAAGAATTGGGAAGGCTCAATCTGGAAAGACAAAGAAGGCAATACCATAAGTCTTTTGGACTTTTTAGCAAATGAGGATCTGATCATAATTACCGATGAAGCACACCACGCCCAGAGCAGAAAAGCGAAATCAGTAATCAACGAATTTCAGCCCTTGGCGGTAGTTGAATTTACCGCTACAGCAGTAGAAACAGAGACCAACAAGAATAAGAAGAATCAAACAATTGTCTACAAGTATGACATTAAACGATTTCTAGAGGATAAGTATGGAAAAAGAGTAAAGGTCTTAGCTCTTCCAGGCGAAGAATCCAAGCCAAAGGGCAGAGCAAACGAGCTATCTGATATTGAAAAATATAAGCTCCAAACATTCTTCCTGGTACATCTTCTAAAAAAGAAAGCCATTACTCAGGACATTAAGTGTCGTGATTTAAAGTGTATTGGATTCGTGAAGGTAAAGAATGAAATAACTTTCGCAGAAAAGGTCGAGAAGTACATTAAAGAAGAACTATCCAATGACACTGGCAGCCTAGAAGTAATCATTGAAAAAGCAAAGAAAGAAGATACTGAAACAACCAATCTAATACTTGAAATGTATGAGTCTGACTTTGGTTCAGACCTCTCCAAATTACAAGAAGCTATTAGCGAATGTGCTTCTAATTCAATATTGCTTCATTCTCAATCAGACAAGTTGGTCAAAAAGTCTTTTGATGATATTCAAAAGAACAAAGTTGAGATAGTCATTTTCATTGATATGCTCAATGAGGGAATAGATATGCCTAACATATATTCAATGGTGGTAATCAATGATAAGGCAACTGATTTCAAGACTTCTGTCAAACAGATTGTTGGCCGTGGGGTAAGGTTAAATAAAGAGCAAAGAGAACACGATGAGGTTGATGACAATGACCTTCTCACCCACTCTGAGAAGCTGCACATCATTTGTGATAAAGGGGCTTCTTTTGAGGAGGTTGTCTTGCAAATACAACATGAGTTTGGCCTTAATGACAAAACGTTCTCAATGGAACGTGGTGAAGAACATACCATCGACAATCCTGTAAAAAAGGAAAGGTTAAAAGGCATTCAGATTCCTAGAATTAAGATAGACTTCAAACGGAAGCAGGGAGTATCAATAAAGGACGTTATTGAAAACTATGATAAGATCATAGAAGATTATACAACCGCCAATTGCTTTAATAGGTCAATAGCGGAAGAACCAGCAAGTTTTATTAAATACACCCCGGAGAGCTTCTTCACAGAAGTTGATCTTTTCACAGATGAAAAGACCTTTCATAAAATGGGTGAAGAACAAAACTGGAATTATGATGAGTTAGAAATAACTGACAAGGATATTAAAGAAATCTATGGCAGGGTATTGTCCAAATTAAAGCCTATTCCAGACGTACCAAAAACCTACAAGATTTTTCAAGAGTATGGCAAACTTCTAAATGAATCAGGATTGCATTTTTACAATCTCGATGACATTGACTACAAACTTGCCGTTCAGAGGTTTAAGGACAGTTTCGTTTACTTCTACATCCACTATGTTGAAAACGAATATTTTGAACTTGATCTCGACACCCTAGATTCCGAGTCAAACAGTTGGTTACTCCAAAACGAGTTTAAGTCCACAAAAATCAAAGTCCGTAAAAAGGACATTGAAAACACACTGAGATCATCCACTGACGAAAAAGAATTGATCGCCAGAATCAAAGATGGTTACTATTTCTATGGCTATGAAAACTCTGCGTATGACTATGACAAATTTGATTCATTGCCAGAAAAACAACTTGCAGATTACATCAATCATTTGATTGAAATAAATCCTAAGGGTGAGCCATTTTGGGTTCGTAACGAAAGAAACATATTCTTTGAGTACGGTACACACAAATATTACCCTGACTTCATATTCTTCTATAATAAGATCATCTATGTCATTGAGATCAAGGGTGAAGCATTTTCAAACGTCAAGAAGAACCGTCTGCTATTGGAACTCAATAATGTCCCTGGCATGGGCAAGGTAGAAAACTACAAAGGTGTTGTTGTCTTTCAGGTTCAAATGTCTAAACTAAAAGACCTTACTAAATCATTTGATGACTTTGTACATGAAGCAGAGGCATACTTTGAACAGGTACAATCCAAATCGTCTTTAATTCCAGATTCGGAGGTTGATGAAACACTCAAATTCAAAACATTCATCCCTGCCTATGATGCATCAAGAGCATATAAGAAGTTTATTCAGAAAAAGGATTCAAACCCCAATGGTTGGATAGAAGTGAAGAAGAAGGACTATCCTGAAACTGTCTTTGCAACTATGATTAAGGATGAAGACTTAGGGGCGGAATTGAAAAACAAATGGATACTTTTTAATGCTGATACTTCTAATTCAATTGAAAATTTTATTGCTAAAGAAATATTATGTTACCACCCATTGATTAAAGATGAATTTTACAGTAAAAAAACTACAATAAAGGTACTAGATTTACAGAAAATTAAATTAAAAGTTGGATTATTTGACCAAACAATTAATACTATCCACCTTTTGGACGTACACGGGAATATCAAGATTGAAATTTCAAATGATTTAAAAAAACTTGAAGTAATAGGAATCAAATATCTATGA